TGTAGCGATAGCCGCCTGCGGCGAGAACCTGGGTGCTCATCTTGTTCGTCTCCTGGAACTGGGAATCATTCGGCGAGCACGCCCAGGTAGGCCTGGCGCACTGCCGGGTCGCGCAGCAACTCCTGGCTGGGCCCGTGCTGCACCACCTTGCCGGTGTCCATCACGTAGGCCGAGTGCGAAAGCTCGAGGGCGGTCACGACATCCTGCTCGACGACCAGGATGGTGAGGCCCTCGTCGCGGTTGAGCGCCACCAGCGCCTCGATCAGCTGCTCGACGAGCAGCGGCGACAGGCCCAGCGACAGCTCGTCGATCATCAGCAGACGCGGCGCGCTCATCAGGCCGCGGCCGATCGCGCACATCTGCTGCTCGCCTCCCGACATGGTGCCGGCAGCCTGGTTGCGTCGCTCCTTGAGCTTCGGAAAGATCGTGTAGATGCGGTCGAGGTCGCGCTGCAGCTCGGCCCGGCCGATCCGGCGCAGGAAGGCGCCCATGATCAGGTTGTCCTCGACCGTCATCGCGCTGAACAGCCGGCGGCCCTCGGGCACATGGGCAATGCCGCGCCCGAGCACCTGCGCCGGGTCGCAGCCCTGGATCTCCTCGCCTTCCCAGAGCACGCGGCCCGCGCGCGCCGGCACCAGGCCGGACAGCGTGCGCATCAGCGTCGACTTCCCGGCGCCGTTGGAGCCGATCAGCGCGGTGATCTCGCCCTCGCGCACCGCCAGGTCCACGCCCCAGAGCACGGTGATCTCGCCGTACCCCGATTGAAGGCCCTCGATCCTGAGAAGCTCCCGGGCACCGGCCCGCGCCTGCGCCTGCCCGCTCATGACGCCTCCGCCGCGACCTGCGCGTACTTCTTGCCGAGATAGGCCTCGACGACCTTCCGGTCGGCCACGACCTCGGCGGGCGAGCCGTCCGCGATCAGCGCGCCGTTGTGCAGCACGACGATCCGCGAGCACACCGACATGACGACCTTCATCAGGTGCTCGATCAGCACGATCGTGACGCCCGAACCGGCGATCTGCCGGATCAGGTCCATCGCCTGCTCGACCTCGGCCGAATTCAGGCCGGCGTTGACCTCGTCGAGGAACAGCAGCTTCGGATTCATCGCCAGCGCCTTCGCCAGCTCGAGCCGCTTGCGCATGGCCAGCGTGAGGCTGGCCGCCGGCTTGTCGGCGGCGAACGCAAGACCGACGAACTCGAGCTTCTCCGCGGCGACGCGATTCGCCTCGCGAATGCCCGCGCTGCTCGAGAACAGCGCGGCCGCGGCCACGTTCTCCCTGACGCTCAGCTCGGGAAACGGCTGCACGATCTGGAACGTGCGCGCCAGCCCGTTGCGCGCCGTCTGGTAGGGCCGGTAGCGGGTGATGTCGCGCCCCTCGTAGATCACCCGCCCGCTCGATGCGCGGTGCACGCCGGTGATCACGTTGACCAGCGTGGTCTTGCCGGCGCCGTTCGGCCCGATCAGGCCGAGGACCTCGCCGCGCCCGATGCTCAGCGAGACGTCCTGCAGCGCGAGCAGGCC
This genomic window from Zeimonas sediminis contains:
- a CDS encoding ABC transporter ATP-binding protein, whose product is MSGQAQARAGARELLRIEGLQSGYGEITVLWGVDLAVREGEITALIGSNGAGKSTLMRTLSGLVPARAGRVLWEGEEIQGCDPAQVLGRGIAHVPEGRRLFSAMTVEDNLIMGAFLRRIGRAELQRDLDRIYTIFPKLKERRNQAAGTMSGGEQQMCAIGRGLMSAPRLLMIDELSLGLSPLLVEQLIEALVALNRDEGLTILVVEQDVVTALELSHSAYVMDTGKVVQHGPSQELLRDPAVRQAYLGVLAE
- a CDS encoding ABC transporter ATP-binding protein, producing the protein MTELMKLESVSRRFGGLLALQDVSLSIGRGEVLGLIGPNGAGKTTLVNVITGVHRASSGRVIYEGRDITRYRPYQTARNGLARTFQIVQPFPELSVRENVAAAALFSSSAGIREANRVAAEKLEFVGLAFAADKPAASLTLAMRKRLELAKALAMNPKLLFLDEVNAGLNSAEVEQAMDLIRQIAGSGVTIVLIEHLMKVVMSVCSRIVVLHNGALIADGSPAEVVADRKVVEAYLGKKYAQVAAEAS